From Oryza sativa Japonica Group chromosome 4, ASM3414082v1, one genomic window encodes:
- the LOC136356202 gene encoding alcohol-forming fatty acyl-CoA reductase-like, which translates to MGIEKSYVAGEQAGLLLEKPFQIGEALRQGYTLDVEAEVQLVDRIKSKLRIKSSIHNKLEKTTMKKLGLKRAMHFGWPNTYVLTKAMGEMLLRQLGGDLPVVIVRPSIITSTFQDPMPGWIEETRTIDAIFVAYNDQTLPCFIFDGSVIFDLIMRAANALFGGIYTKNYNKLNRGYNILMTVAKLYAPYDFFKGW; encoded by the exons atgggcatcgagaaat CTTATGTTGCTGGTGAGCAAGCAGGCTTGTTACTTGAGAAACCATTCCAAATTGGTGAAGCACTACGACAAGGTTACACCCTAGATGTTGAAGCTGAGGTGCAATTAGTAGACAGGATCAAGTCAAAACTCAGAATAAAATCTTCCATTCACAACAAGTTAGAAAAAACAACCATGAAGAAACTTGGGCTTAAAAG GGCTATGCACTTTGGTTGGCCAAATACATATGTGCTGACAAAAGCTATGGGGGAGATGTTACTTCGACAATTGGGAGGAGACCTTCCAGTTGTCATCGTCCGGCCAAGCATAATAACAAGCACTTTTCAGGATCCAATGCCTGGATGGATAGAAGAAACTAG GACAATTGATGCCATATTTGTTGCCTACAATGACCAAACCCTTCCTTGTTTTATATTTGATGGTAGTGTTATATTTGACCTG ATAATGCGTGCAGCAAATGCACTGTTCGGAGGGATATACACCAAGAACTACAATAAGCTTAACCGAGGCTATAACATTTTAATGACTGTTGCAAAGCTGTATGCTCCATATGACTTTTTCAAAGGATGGTGA
- the LOC4335562 gene encoding fatty acyl-CoA reductase 1, giving the protein METGGIAERFRDKTILITGATGFLGKLLVEKILRVQPEVRKLYLLVRAPDAIAAEERVLTEVVGKGLFDVLREQYGAGFNSFIKEKIYALPGDVMHENFGLESYEVLQLSQKVDIIVNGAATTNFMERYDVALATNAAGVMHLCQFAKQCDNLKMVLHVSTAYVAGEQAGQLLEKPFQIGRALRLDYQLDIEAELQLVDSIKSELRIKCSSDDKLEKTTMRKLGLKRATHFGWPNTYVLTKAMGEMLLQQLGQDLPVVIVRPSMITSTFQEPMPGWIEETRTIDVIFVAYNDQTLPCFIFDGSVIFDLIPGDMVINAMMAAINSQWNKRAQVIYHVTSAHQNPLPVSLIEESMFRYFDINPRTSKDGKAIKNKRPLAFKRLAYFQAYMILRYKLPLEMMRAANVLLGGIYTKNYYEFNRDYNILMTVAKLFAPYVFFKGWFDDTNLRKLWKATAMDQNDDASIFNFDPKCINWSSYLVNTHIPAAIKYANDQKAKARSA; this is encoded by the exons ATGGAGACAGGAGGCATAGCGGAGCGTTTCAGAGACAAGACTATACTCATCACCGGCGCTACTGGCTTCCTGGGAAAAT TGCTGGTGGAGAAGATACTGCGAGTTCAGCCGGAGGTGAGGAAGCTATACCTGCTAGTTCGTGCTCCGGACGCCATAGCCGCCGAGGAGCGTGTTCTCACTGAG GTTGTAGGAAAAGGTCTATTTGATGTTCTACGAGAACAATACGGTGCTGGATTCAACTCCTTCATCAAGGAAAAGATATATGCTCTACCTGGAGATGTGATGCATGAAAACTTTGGGCTTGAGAGTTATGAGGTCCTGCAGTTATCCCAGAAGGTAGATATCATCGTCAATGGAGCTGCAACGACAAACTTTAtggagag GTATGACGTAGCTTTGGCAACAAACGCTGCAGGAGTCATGCATTTATGTCAGTTTGCAAAGCAGTGTGATAATCTCAAGATGGTGCTTCATGTTTCCACTG CTTATGTAGCTGGTGAGCAAGCAGGCCAGTTACTCGAGAAACCATTCCAGATCGGTAGAGCACTACGACTGGATTACCAATTGGACATTGAAGCTGAGCTGCAATTAGTGGACAGTATCAAGTCAGAACTCAGAATAAAATGTTCCAGTGATGACAAGTTAGAGAAAACAACCATGAGGAAACTTGGGCTTAAAAG GGCCACGCACTTTGGTTGGCCAAATACATATGTGCTGACGAAAGCTATGGGGGAGATGTTACTTCAACAATTGGGACAAGACCTTCCGGTTGTCATCGTCCGGCCAAGCATGATAACAAGCACTTTTCAAGAACCAATGCCTGGATGGATAGAAGAAACTAG GACAATTGATGTCATATTTGTTGCCTACAATGACCAAACCCTTCCATGTTTTATATTTGATGGTAGCGTTATATTTGACTTG ATACCTGGGGATATGGTGATCAACGCAATGATGGCTGCCATAAATAGTCAATGGAATAAACGAGCTCAAGTGATATACCATGTGACTTCGGCTCACCAAAATCCCCTACCAGTATCTCTTATTGAAGAATCAATGTTCAGATACTTTGACATAAATCCACGTACAAGTAAAGATGGGAaggcaataaaaaataaaagaccaCTAGCATTCAAGAGATTAGCATACTTCCAGGCATACATGATTCTACGGTACAAGCTGCCATTGGAG ATGATGCGTGCAGCAAATGTACTGTTGGGAGGGATATACACCAAGAACTACTATGAGTTTAACCGAGACTACAACATTTTAATGACTGTGGCAAAGCTGTTTGCCCCGTATGTCTTCTTCAAAGGATG GTTTGATGACACCAACCTGAGGAAACTGTGGAAGGCGACGGCTATGGACCAAAATGATGATGCATCCATATTTAATTTTGATCCTAAGTGCATTAACTGGAGCTCATACCTCGTGAACACCCACATTCCAGCTGCTATAAAGTATGCCAATGACCAGAAGGCGAAAGCACGTAGTGCATAA